The following coding sequences lie in one Sphingomonas sp. M1-B02 genomic window:
- the mgrA gene encoding L-glyceraldehyde 3-phosphate reductase: MPAPIPYAADPQRYEGRMPYRRTGRSGLDLPAISLGLWQNFGGADVFEAGRAILRRAFDRGVTHFDLANNYGPPYGSAEENFGRVLATDLAAHRDELIVSTKAGWDMWPGPYGDVGGSRKYLIASCDQSLKRMGLDYVDIFYSHRVDPKTPLEETMGALAHLHRQGKALYVGISSYSPELTRRAAAILAEERVPLLIHQPSYSMLNRWVEDGLLDTLDELGAGAIAFSPLAQGMLTSKYLDGVPDGARASKGGSLNQKLLSDDNLARIRALNAIAELRGQTLAQMAIAWVLRDPRVTSALVGARTVEQLDDSLDAVKNLAFTPEELAEIDTHATEGAIDLWKVSSSLEDLPQR; this comes from the coding sequence ATGCCCGCCCCAATTCCCTATGCCGCCGATCCCCAGCGCTACGAGGGTCGCATGCCCTATCGCCGAACCGGGCGCTCGGGGCTCGATCTTCCGGCGATCAGCCTCGGCCTCTGGCAGAATTTCGGCGGCGCCGACGTCTTTGAGGCCGGCCGCGCGATCCTGCGCCGCGCCTTCGATCGCGGCGTCACCCATTTCGATCTCGCCAACAATTACGGCCCGCCCTACGGCTCGGCCGAGGAGAATTTCGGGCGGGTGCTGGCGACCGATCTCGCCGCGCACCGCGACGAGCTGATCGTCTCGACCAAGGCGGGCTGGGATATGTGGCCGGGGCCCTATGGCGACGTCGGCGGATCGCGGAAGTATCTCATCGCCTCGTGCGACCAGAGCCTAAAGCGGATGGGGCTCGATTATGTCGATATCTTCTATTCGCATCGCGTCGATCCCAAGACCCCGCTGGAGGAGACGATGGGCGCGCTTGCTCACCTCCACCGCCAGGGCAAGGCGCTCTATGTCGGCATCTCGTCCTACTCGCCCGAGCTGACCCGTCGCGCCGCGGCGATCCTGGCCGAGGAGCGCGTGCCGCTGCTGATCCACCAGCCGAGCTATTCGATGCTCAATCGCTGGGTGGAGGACGGCCTGCTCGACACGCTGGACGAGCTCGGCGCGGGCGCCATCGCCTTCTCGCCGCTGGCGCAGGGGATGCTGACCTCCAAATATCTCGACGGCGTGCCGGATGGCGCGCGCGCTTCGAAGGGCGGCTCGCTCAACCAGAAGCTGCTGAGCGACGACAATCTCGCGCGCATCCGTGCGCTCAACGCGATCGCCGAGCTGCGGGGCCAGACGCTCGCGCAGATGGCGATCGCCTGGGTGTTGCGCGATCCGCGCGTCACCTCGGCGCTGGTCGGCGCGCGCACGGTCGAGCAACTCGACGATTCGCTCGATGCGGTGAAGAATCTGGCGTTCACGCCCGAGGAACTGGCCGAGATCGACACGCATGCCACCGAGGGCGCGATCGATCTGTGGAAGGTCTCTTCCTCGCTCGAGGACCTCCCCCAGCGATGA
- a CDS encoding HesB/IscA family protein: MTETKTRSRPAALNLTERAYARIAALMAQAPEGVIGVKLSTPKRGCSGLAYSVDYVTEAKPFDEKIDTPGGTLFVDGASVLYLVGSTMGWVEDDFTAGFVFNNPNAKGACGCGESFTV, translated from the coding sequence ATGACCGAAACCAAGACCCGCAGTCGCCCCGCCGCGCTCAACCTCACCGAGCGCGCATACGCCCGCATCGCCGCGTTGATGGCACAGGCGCCCGAGGGCGTGATCGGGGTTAAGCTGTCGACGCCGAAGCGCGGCTGTTCGGGGCTGGCTTATTCGGTCGACTATGTCACCGAAGCCAAGCCGTTCGACGAAAAGATCGATACTCCGGGCGGCACCTTGTTCGTCGACGGCGCGTCGGTGCTTTACCTCGTCGGATCGACGATGGGCTGGGTCGAGGATGATTTCACCGCAGGCTTCGTCTTCAACAATCCCAACGCCAAGGGCGCCTGCGGCTGCGGCGAGAGCTTCACGGTTTAA
- a CDS encoding SUF system Fe-S cluster assembly protein, whose protein sequence is MNEERRIEVEQVDAVEPPPKARVPVEDVQQTFERKRDYLAGFLAQKPEPDPAGGPGGEVYEAIVTALKEIYDPEIPVNIYDLGLIYGVEVTDDGHAVVNMTLTTPHCPVAETMPAEVELRVGSVPGVGHAEVNLVWDPPWDPQKMTDDAKLELGML, encoded by the coding sequence ATGAACGAGGAGCGCAGGATCGAAGTCGAACAGGTCGACGCCGTCGAGCCGCCGCCCAAGGCGCGGGTTCCGGTCGAGGATGTCCAGCAGACGTTCGAGCGCAAGCGGGACTATCTGGCCGGCTTCCTGGCGCAGAAGCCCGAGCCCGATCCCGCCGGCGGCCCCGGCGGCGAAGTCTATGAGGCGATCGTCACCGCGCTAAAGGAAATCTACGATCCCGAGATTCCGGTGAACATTTATGATCTCGGGCTGATCTACGGCGTCGAGGTCACTGACGACGGCCATGCGGTGGTCAATATGACGCTGACGACGCCGCACTGCCCGGTGGCGGAAACGATGCCAGCGGAAGTCGAGCTGCGCGTGGGATCGGTGCCCGGCGTCGGGCATGCCGAAGTCAATCTGGTGTGGGATCCGCCCTGGGATCCGCAGAAGATGACCGACGATGCGAAGCTTGAATTGGGGATGCTGTAA
- a CDS encoding cysteine desulfurase has protein sequence MSPAESPLHQPAAGPPPRTGEDNKAALDLVADFPAIPVGWAYLDTAATAQKPRPVIDAITRGYAETYATVHRGVYQRSADMTLAYEAARRRVATFIGGTPEEVVFVRGATEGINLVVQCWAGTQLKAGDRILLSTLEHHSNIVPWQMVAERIGAEIDVIPLTEDHRIDLDAMAAMLTDRHKLVALAHVSNVLGSQLDCRRAADLAHGIGAKILLDGCQAVPRMPVDMAALDCDFYVFSGHKLYGPTGIGVLWGRSALLEAMPPYQGGGSMIDRVTFARTTYAPPPGRFEAGTPHIVGVVGLHAAIDYVEGIGLERIHAHETALVTQARDALSQLNSVRVYGPADSAGIVSFAVEGVHPHDVATILDEGNVAIRAGHHCAQPLMDALGVPATARASFGVYNNAADIAALVKGVERVTRIFG, from the coding sequence ATGTCGCCGGCGGAGAGCCCCCTCCACCAGCCTGCGGCTGGTCCCCCTCCCCGTACCGGGGAGGATAACAAGGCAGCCCTCGACCTCGTCGCCGATTTCCCCGCCATCCCCGTCGGCTGGGCCTATCTCGATACCGCCGCGACCGCGCAAAAGCCGCGCCCAGTGATCGATGCGATCACCCGCGGCTATGCCGAGACCTATGCCACCGTCCACCGCGGCGTCTATCAGCGCTCGGCCGACATGACGCTGGCCTATGAAGCCGCGCGCCGCCGGGTCGCGACCTTCATCGGCGGCACGCCCGAGGAAGTGGTCTTCGTCCGCGGCGCGACCGAGGGGATCAACCTCGTCGTGCAGTGCTGGGCCGGCACGCAGCTGAAGGCGGGCGACCGCATCCTGCTTTCCACGCTCGAGCATCATTCGAACATCGTGCCGTGGCAGATGGTCGCCGAGCGCATCGGCGCCGAGATCGACGTGATCCCGCTCACCGAAGACCATCGCATCGATCTCGACGCGATGGCGGCGATGCTCACCGATCGGCACAAGCTCGTCGCGCTTGCGCATGTCTCCAACGTGCTCGGCTCGCAGCTCGATTGCCGCCGCGCCGCCGATCTGGCGCACGGCATAGGCGCGAAGATCCTGCTCGATGGCTGCCAGGCGGTGCCGCGGATGCCGGTCGACATGGCCGCGCTCGATTGCGACTTCTATGTCTTCTCGGGGCACAAGCTCTACGGCCCTACGGGGATCGGCGTGCTGTGGGGTCGCAGCGCATTGCTCGAAGCGATGCCGCCCTATCAGGGCGGCGGATCGATGATCGATCGCGTGACGTTCGCCAGGACCACCTATGCCCCGCCACCGGGGCGGTTCGAAGCCGGGACGCCGCACATCGTGGGCGTGGTCGGGCTGCACGCGGCGATCGACTATGTCGAGGGCATCGGGCTCGAACGCATCCATGCGCATGAGACCGCTCTGGTAACCCAGGCGCGCGACGCGCTGTCGCAGCTCAACAGCGTGCGGGTCTATGGCCCCGCCGACAGCGCCGGGATCGTCAGCTTCGCGGTCGAGGGGGTGCATCCGCACGACGTCGCCACCATCTTGGACGAGGGCAATGTCGCGATCCGCGCAGGCCATCATTGCGCGCAGCCGCTGATGGACGCGCTCGGGGTGCCGGCGACGGCGCGGGCGAGCTTCGGGGTCTACAATAACGCAGCCGATATCGCGGCTTTGGTGAAGGGCGTGGAACGCGTGACGAGGATATTCGGATGA
- a CDS encoding SufD family Fe-S cluster assembly protein, whose protein sequence is MTVLDLPSPRSEEWRWADMQALRAAAAAEPRTTVSSPGELFLDIEGPRLLFVDGMFEPAHSRPGPIEVAQIDPQTAHPLGQRAVGEGWSLRLDRAEAVTHIQIVHIGSGGENHVPARILLADDAVASIVETYAGSGWANRFTRISLGTGARLMRSVRLLQDDGFVSIRDEAEIGEAASLVSIFLGAGGMGSRIDGALTLTGKGAFAEMGGALLTRGSQRQEAAVAVRHEAIEGSSRQTWRAVAADRSVASLAARVEVARHAQQTDGEQSLRGLLLDRGATVNLKPELEIFADDVKCAHGATVGELDRNALFYLESRGIAEARAKALLTRAFVADALSRIGEDAVREAFEADADKWLGAAL, encoded by the coding sequence ATGACAGTGCTCGATCTTCCTTCGCCGCGCTCGGAAGAGTGGCGTTGGGCGGATATGCAGGCGCTGCGCGCGGCTGCTGCTGCGGAACCGCGTACGACAGTAAGCAGTCCCGGCGAACTGTTCCTCGACATCGAAGGTCCCCGCTTGCTGTTCGTCGACGGCATGTTCGAGCCCGCGCATAGCCGCCCCGGCCCGATCGAAGTGGCGCAGATCGATCCCCAGACTGCGCACCCGCTCGGCCAGCGCGCGGTGGGCGAAGGCTGGTCGCTGCGGCTCGATCGCGCGGAAGCCGTAACGCATATCCAGATCGTCCACATCGGCTCGGGCGGCGAGAATCATGTTCCCGCGCGGATCCTGCTCGCCGACGATGCGGTCGCGTCGATCGTCGAAACCTATGCAGGCTCGGGCTGGGCCAATCGCTTCACCAGGATTTCGCTCGGCACCGGCGCGCGGCTGATGCGCTCGGTGCGGCTGCTGCAGGACGATGGCTTCGTCTCGATCCGCGACGAGGCCGAGATTGGCGAGGCCGCGAGCCTGGTGTCGATCTTCCTCGGCGCGGGCGGGATGGGCAGCCGGATCGACGGAGCCTTGACGCTGACCGGCAAGGGCGCATTCGCAGAAATGGGCGGGGCGCTGCTTACCCGTGGGAGCCAGCGGCAGGAAGCCGCGGTCGCGGTGCGGCATGAGGCAATCGAAGGCAGTTCGCGCCAGACGTGGCGCGCGGTCGCCGCCGATCGCTCGGTCGCGAGCCTGGCGGCGCGGGTCGAGGTGGCGCGCCACGCGCAGCAGACCGACGGCGAGCAATCGCTGCGCGGGCTGCTGTTGGATCGGGGCGCGACGGTGAATCTGAAGCCCGAACTCGAAATCTTCGCCGACGACGTGAAATGCGCGCATGGCGCGACGGTGGGCGAACTGGATCGCAATGCGCTCTTCTACCTGGAGAGCCGCGGGATTGCCGAAGCGCGGGCCAAGGCGCTGTTGACGCGGGCCTTCGTCGCCGACGCGCTGTCGCGGATCGGCGAGGATGCCGTGCGCGAGGCGTTCGAGGCGGATGCAGACAAGTGGCTGGGGGCGGCGCTGTGA
- the sufC gene encoding Fe-S cluster assembly ATPase SufC, with product MLNIRDLHAEIDGKEILKGLSLTVNAGEIHAIMGPNGAGKSTLGYVLGGRPGYEPTGGSVTFGGVDLLELAPHERSAAGLFLGFQYPVEIPGVSNVQFLREALNAQRRGRGEAPLSGAEFLKLARAQADALGMDQEMLKRPVNVGFSGGEKKRNEMVQMGIIGPKLAILDETDSGLDIDALKAVGDGINRIMRAPDKAVILITHYQRLLDYVRPDFVHVLSDGRITRTGGAELAHELEREGYGAVAA from the coding sequence ATGCTCAACATTCGCGACCTTCATGCCGAAATCGACGGCAAGGAAATCCTCAAGGGCCTGAGCCTCACCGTCAACGCCGGCGAGATCCATGCGATCATGGGTCCCAACGGCGCCGGCAAGTCGACGCTCGGCTATGTGCTCGGCGGCCGGCCGGGCTATGAGCCGACCGGCGGCTCGGTGACCTTCGGCGGCGTCGACCTGCTCGAACTGGCGCCGCACGAGCGCTCCGCGGCGGGGCTGTTCCTCGGCTTCCAATATCCGGTCGAGATACCGGGCGTGTCGAACGTCCAGTTCCTGCGCGAGGCGCTCAATGCGCAGCGCCGCGGGCGGGGCGAGGCGCCGCTCTCGGGCGCCGAGTTCCTGAAGCTTGCCCGCGCCCAGGCCGATGCGCTGGGGATGGACCAGGAAATGCTCAAGCGGCCGGTCAATGTCGGTTTCTCGGGCGGCGAGAAGAAGCGCAACGAAATGGTCCAGATGGGGATCATCGGCCCGAAGCTGGCGATCCTCGACGAGACCGACTCCGGGCTCGACATCGATGCGCTGAAAGCCGTCGGCGACGGCATCAACCGCATCATGCGCGCGCCGGACAAGGCGGTGATCCTGATCACCCATTACCAGCGGCTGCTCGACTATGTGCGGCCCGATTTCGTCCATGTGCTGAGCGACGGACGCATCACGCGCACCGGCGGCGCCGAGCTGGCGCACGAGCTCGAGCGCGAAGGCTATGGCGCGGTGGCGGCGTGA
- the sufB gene encoding Fe-S cluster assembly protein SufB, with the protein MATRNAEALAAANKKYEWGFSSDIEQEFAPKGLSEDTVRYISAKKSEPEWMLDWRLKAFRVWQTMELPDWAKLKIPAIDYQDAFYYAEPKVKKTIGSLDELDPEILRVYEKLGIPIEEQKVLAGVEGARKVAVDAVFDSVSVATTFRKELESAGVIFRSISEAIREYPDLVRKYLGKVVPVRDNFFSALNAAVFSDGTFVYIPEGVRCPMELSTYFRINAENTGQFERTLIVADKGSYVSYLEGCTAPMRDENQLHAAVVELIALDDAEIKYSTVQNWYPGDENGLGGIFNFVTKRALCAGTNSKVSWTQVETGSAITWKYPSCILQGDGSVGEFYSVAVTNGMQQADTGTKMLHIGKNTRSTIVSKGISAGRSDNTYRGKVLVNANAENVRNFTQCDSLLLGDQCGAHTVPYIEVKNPTAQIEHEATTSKISEDQMFYAMQRGLDSEAAVALIVNGFAREVLKQLPMEFAVEAQKLLGISLEGSVG; encoded by the coding sequence ATGGCCACCAGGAATGCTGAGGCGCTTGCCGCCGCGAACAAGAAATATGAATGGGGTTTCAGCTCGGATATCGAGCAGGAATTCGCCCCCAAAGGGCTGAGCGAAGATACGGTCCGCTATATCTCGGCCAAGAAGAGCGAGCCCGAATGGATGCTCGACTGGCGGCTGAAGGCGTTTCGCGTCTGGCAGACGATGGAGCTGCCCGATTGGGCCAAGCTCAAGATCCCGGCGATCGATTATCAGGACGCATTCTACTACGCCGAGCCCAAGGTGAAGAAGACGATCGGCTCCTTGGACGAGCTCGATCCAGAGATCCTGCGCGTCTATGAGAAGCTCGGCATTCCGATCGAGGAGCAAAAGGTGCTCGCCGGCGTCGAGGGCGCACGGAAGGTCGCGGTCGACGCGGTGTTCGACTCGGTTTCGGTGGCCACGACGTTCCGCAAGGAGCTCGAATCGGCGGGCGTGATCTTCCGCTCGATCAGCGAGGCGATCCGCGAATATCCCGATCTGGTGCGCAAATATCTCGGCAAGGTCGTGCCGGTGCGCGACAATTTCTTCTCTGCGCTCAACGCCGCGGTCTTCAGCGACGGCACTTTCGTCTACATTCCCGAAGGCGTTCGCTGCCCGATGGAGCTCAGCACCTATTTCCGGATCAATGCCGAGAATACGGGGCAGTTCGAACGCACGCTGATCGTCGCCGACAAGGGGTCCTACGTCTCCTATCTCGAAGGCTGCACCGCGCCGATGCGCGACGAGAACCAGCTCCACGCCGCGGTGGTCGAGCTGATCGCATTGGACGATGCCGAGATCAAATATTCGACCGTCCAGAACTGGTATCCCGGCGACGAGAACGGCCTGGGCGGCATCTTCAACTTCGTCACCAAGCGCGCCTTGTGCGCGGGGACGAATTCGAAGGTCAGCTGGACCCAGGTCGAGACCGGCAGCGCGATCACCTGGAAATATCCCAGCTGCATCCTGCAGGGCGACGGCTCGGTCGGCGAATTCTATTCGGTCGCGGTGACCAACGGCATGCAGCAGGCCGATACCGGCACCAAGATGCTCCACATCGGCAAGAACACCCGCTCGACGATCGTTTCCAAAGGCATCTCGGCGGGCCGCTCGGACAACACCTATCGCGGCAAGGTGCTGGTGAACGCCAATGCCGAGAATGTCCGCAACTTCACCCAGTGCGACAGCCTGTTGCTCGGCGATCAATGCGGCGCGCATACCGTGCCCTATATCGAAGTGAAGAACCCGACCGCGCAGATCGAGCATGAGGCGACCACCTCGAAGATCAGCGAAGACCAGATGTTCTACGCGATGCAGCGCGGGCTCGATTCGGAGGCCGCGGTGGCGCTGATCGTCAACGGCTTCGCCCGCGAAGTGCTCAAGCAGCTGCCGATGGAATTCGCGGTCGAGGCGCAGAAACTGCTCGGCATCAGCCTCGAGGGGAGCGTGGGGTGA
- a CDS encoding RrF2 family transcriptional regulator: MRLSSLADYAVVMMAAAARHCGVACRLNATLLAEETGLPLPTVQKLVSRLSAAGLLESARGTGGGFRLSRPPAAISMADIVEAIEGPIALTTCVDAGRHDCAVDGTCRVKPHWDAVNGAVRGALAGVSLASLNGPTASAEGAAQRPFISDTAMQREGGVALHPARTG; this comes from the coding sequence ATGCGTCTTTCGAGCCTTGCCGATTATGCCGTGGTTATGATGGCCGCCGCCGCGCGCCATTGCGGCGTGGCGTGTCGGCTCAACGCGACGCTGCTCGCCGAAGAGACCGGGCTGCCGTTGCCGACCGTGCAGAAATTGGTCAGCAGGCTTTCGGCCGCGGGGTTGCTTGAAAGCGCGCGCGGCACCGGCGGGGGCTTCCGCCTCAGCCGGCCACCGGCGGCCATCTCGATGGCCGATATCGTCGAGGCGATCGAGGGGCCGATCGCGCTGACGACCTGCGTCGATGCCGGCCGGCACGATTGCGCGGTCGACGGCACCTGCCGGGTCAAGCCGCATTGGGATGCGGTCAACGGCGCGGTTCGCGGCGCGCTTGCGGGGGTCAGCCTCGCGAGTCTCAATGGGCCCACCGCTTCCGCGGAGGGGGCCGCTCAACGCCCGTTCATCTCGGATACGGCAATGCAAAGGGAGGGCGGGGTTGCGTTGCACCCGGCCCGTACGGGATAA
- a CDS encoding helix-turn-helix domain-containing protein: MRSNVNCRARPDSDDPDAPSLPTIELRHATGRLLPHVESYYLFRGDGPEYFGLERVNLGQIRFLIRGEGEMTFPDGHREALKPIMVAGPGSAAASYRIGGCFLCFGVVLRAIGWKALIGIPAHKVTDHIMDGERLFCDQAPQALERMRGMESLDDMIAVIAPLLIMRQEEVNPVPPLHFPFLRAVREWAASEDPTIDALYAAVGAGNGLGERQVQRLCLEYFGGSPTTLKRKFRAIRAAMKLYQGANLSEVLEPFADQSHMINEVRHFTGYTPTSLRGSNDPTLAFTLHNETLHFLPEVLPEPVDLRGKGAHLQSD, encoded by the coding sequence ATGCGCAGCAACGTCAATTGCAGGGCCAGACCGGATTCGGACGATCCCGATGCGCCGTCGCTCCCGACGATCGAGCTGAGGCATGCGACCGGGCGGCTGCTGCCCCACGTCGAATCATATTATCTGTTCCGCGGCGACGGACCTGAATATTTCGGTCTTGAGCGAGTCAATCTGGGCCAGATCCGCTTCCTGATTCGCGGCGAGGGCGAGATGACCTTTCCCGACGGTCATCGCGAGGCGTTGAAGCCGATCATGGTCGCGGGCCCCGGCAGCGCGGCAGCGAGCTATCGCATCGGCGGTTGCTTCCTGTGCTTCGGGGTGGTGCTGCGCGCGATCGGCTGGAAGGCGCTCATCGGCATTCCCGCGCACAAGGTGACCGACCATATCATGGATGGCGAACGGCTGTTCTGCGACCAGGCGCCGCAGGCGTTGGAGCGGATGCGCGGGATGGAGAGTCTCGACGACATGATCGCGGTCATCGCCCCGCTTCTGATCATGCGGCAGGAGGAAGTGAATCCGGTGCCGCCGCTTCATTTCCCTTTCCTGCGCGCGGTGCGCGAATGGGCGGCGAGCGAGGATCCGACGATCGATGCGCTCTATGCCGCGGTCGGCGCCGGAAACGGGCTCGGCGAGCGGCAGGTGCAGCGGCTGTGCCTCGAATATTTCGGCGGATCCCCGACCACGCTCAAGCGCAAGTTCCGCGCGATCCGGGCGGCGATGAAGCTCTATCAGGGCGCGAACCTGAGCGAGGTGCTGGAGCCCTTCGCCGATCAATCGCACATGATCAACGAAGTCCGCCACTTCACCGGCTACACGCCGACCTCGCTGCGCGGCAGCAACGATCCCACGCTCGCCTTCACGCTGCACAACGAAACGCTTCATTTCCTGCCCGAAGTTCTGCCCGAACCGGTTGACCTGAGAGGCAAGGGAGCCCATTTGCAATCGGACTGA
- a CDS encoding quinone-dependent dihydroorotate dehydrogenase, with amino-acid sequence MAYPIRSALFALDAETAHRAAIAALRAWGRIGAPFGIDSETDPSQRVRLAGLDFPNPVGLAAGLDKDAEAIPGMFGLGFGAVEVGTLTPLPQPGNPKPRLFRLAEDAAIVNRMGFNNHGIDAALARIVGLKRRPGILGINVGANKESTDRVADYALGVAKAAVHADYITINVSSPNTPGLRDLQSRPALDELLAACDAARSAAGTRRPLFLKVAPDLDRAGMEGAIRAAIDNRVDALIVSNTTLSRPASLRSPHAREAGGLSGAPLAVLARAKLAEARAASGGALPLISAGGIDSADEARARLEAGASLVQVYSALIYRGPGLVRAIVEGIARA; translated from the coding sequence ATGGCCTATCCGATCCGTTCCGCACTTTTCGCGCTCGATGCCGAAACCGCGCACCGCGCCGCGATCGCAGCGCTGCGCGCCTGGGGCAGAATCGGCGCGCCGTTCGGCATCGACTCCGAAACGGACCCGTCGCAGCGAGTCCGGCTCGCCGGACTGGATTTTCCCAACCCGGTCGGGCTTGCCGCCGGGCTCGACAAGGATGCCGAGGCGATCCCGGGCATGTTCGGCCTCGGCTTCGGCGCGGTCGAGGTGGGGACGCTCACCCCCCTGCCCCAGCCGGGGAACCCCAAGCCACGGCTGTTCCGCCTCGCCGAGGATGCAGCGATCGTCAACCGGATGGGGTTCAACAATCACGGCATCGACGCCGCGCTCGCGCGAATCGTCGGGCTGAAGCGGCGCCCCGGCATCCTCGGCATCAATGTCGGCGCCAATAAGGAGTCGACGGATCGAGTCGCCGATTATGCGCTGGGGGTCGCCAAGGCAGCGGTGCATGCCGATTATATCACGATCAATGTCAGCTCGCCGAACACGCCCGGCCTGCGCGATCTCCAGTCGCGACCGGCGCTCGACGAGCTCCTCGCGGCCTGCGACGCCGCGCGATCGGCCGCGGGCACGCGGCGCCCGCTGTTTCTGAAGGTCGCGCCGGACCTCGATCGGGCCGGAATGGAAGGTGCGATCCGCGCCGCGATCGACAACCGGGTCGACGCGCTGATCGTCTCCAACACCACGCTTTCGCGGCCCGCGAGCCTGCGGTCGCCGCACGCGCGCGAAGCCGGCGGACTTTCGGGCGCGCCGCTTGCCGTGCTGGCGCGCGCCAAGCTGGCCGAGGCGCGCGCCGCGTCGGGCGGGGCACTGCCGCTGATCTCCGCCGGCGGCATCGACAGCGCCGACGAGGCGCGCGCGCGGCTGGAGGCGGGCGCAAGTCTGGTGCAGGTCTATAGCGCGCTGATCTATCGCGGCCCGGGGCTGGTGCGCGCGATCGTCGAGGGCATCGCGAGGGCCTGA
- the ggt gene encoding gamma-glutamyltransferase gives MKKMVALLVALFLPFAAQAQGIVSAADPRAAAAGVEILRKGGSATDAAIATMLALNVVEPQSAGIGGGAFFIQYDAKRKRTTTIDGREAAPMAADGRWFFGPDGRPMGHMDAVAGGRSVGVPGTLRAMALAHRSQGKLPWATLFEPAVRLARDGFEVSPRLGNSLVQFARHIDAGARAIFFGPDGKPLAVGAQVRNPEQAAMLDRVARLGPDSFYVGPQAQKLVAAVNGAARNPSRMTLGDLAAYDAKERPVLCGSYRRHKICSMGPPSSGGITVLLILKQLERFDMARLGKDSPTAWHLFAESSRLAYADRDLYLGDPDFVAVPLKGLLAPRYIAGRSALIDPAATMARVAAGTPAGAPARIRVTPSEVPGTTSLSVADGAGNVAQVTTTIEGPWGSGLSVDGIMLNNELTDFDKAPEKDGYLVANRVEGGKRPRSSMAPTIVYGPDGKVRIAIGAAGGSTIIAQVAKALIGVIDWKLTAQDAVALGLLYAPGPGATAEKGTQLDAMLPALQALGEKVQSAPMGLKANAVELTGGRWAGAADPRSEGVAMHQDGRIEAIRRVGAVPNRPSE, from the coding sequence ATGAAGAAAATGGTCGCGCTGCTCGTCGCTCTTTTCCTGCCCTTCGCCGCGCAGGCGCAGGGCATCGTCAGCGCCGCGGATCCCCGTGCCGCAGCGGCGGGGGTGGAAATACTCCGCAAGGGCGGCAGCGCCACCGATGCGGCGATCGCAACGATGCTCGCGCTCAACGTCGTCGAGCCGCAGAGCGCCGGCATCGGCGGCGGCGCCTTCTTCATCCAATATGATGCCAAGCGAAAGCGCACGACCACGATCGACGGCCGCGAAGCCGCGCCGATGGCGGCCGACGGGCGCTGGTTCTTCGGCCCCGACGGCAGGCCGATGGGGCATATGGACGCAGTCGCCGGCGGCCGCAGCGTGGGCGTTCCCGGCACGCTCCGCGCCATGGCATTGGCGCACCGCAGCCAGGGCAAGCTTCCTTGGGCCACCTTGTTCGAGCCCGCCGTCCGGCTCGCGCGCGACGGCTTCGAAGTGTCGCCGCGGCTCGGCAATTCGCTGGTCCAGTTTGCGCGCCACATCGATGCCGGCGCCCGCGCGATCTTCTTCGGACCCGATGGCAAGCCGCTTGCCGTAGGCGCTCAGGTCCGAAATCCCGAGCAGGCGGCTATGCTGGATCGTGTCGCGCGGCTCGGCCCCGACAGTTTCTATGTCGGCCCGCAGGCGCAAAAGCTCGTCGCCGCGGTCAACGGCGCGGCGCGCAACCCCTCGCGGATGACGCTGGGCGATCTCGCCGCCTATGACGCGAAGGAACGACCCGTGCTTTGCGGCAGCTACCGCCGGCACAAGATCTGCTCGATGGGCCCGCCGTCTTCGGGCGGCATCACCGTCCTGCTGATCCTCAAGCAGCTCGAGCGGTTCGACATGGCCCGGCTCGGCAAGGATTCGCCGACCGCCTGGCATCTGTTCGCCGAATCGTCGCGCCTCGCTTATGCCGATCGCGACCTCTATCTGGGGGATCCCGATTTCGTCGCGGTGCCGCTGAAGGGCCTGCTGGCGCCGCGCTACATCGCCGGGCGCTCGGCGCTGATCGATCCCGCCGCGACGATGGCGCGGGTCGCCGCCGGCACCCCCGCCGGCGCACCGGCGCGCATCCGGGTCACCCCCAGCGAAGTGCCGGGCACGACCTCGCTCTCGGTCGCGGACGGTGCGGGCAATGTCGCGCAGGTGACCACCACGATCGAGGGGCCCTGGGGCTCGGGCCTGTCGGTCGACGGGATCATGCTCAACAACGAGCTCACCGATTTCGACAAGGCGCCCGAGAAGGACGGCTATCTGGTCGCCAATCGCGTCGAGGGTGGCAAGCGTCCGCGCAGCTCGATGGCGCCGACGATCGTCTATGGCCCCGACGGCAAGGTGCGGATCGCGATCGGCGCGGCGGGCGGATCGACGATCATCGCGCAGGTCGCCAAGGCGCTGATCGGCGTGATCGACTGGAAGCTGACCGCGCAGGACGCCGTCGCGCTCGGCTTGCTCTATGCCCCCGGCCCCGGCGCAACCGCCGAGAAGGGCACCCAGCTCGACGCGATGCTCCCGGCGCTGCAGGCGCTGGGTGAGAAGGTGCAATCGGCGCCGATGGGTCTCAAGGCCAATGCGGTGGAGCTGACGGGCGGCCGCTGGGCCGGCGCGGCCGATCCGCGCAGCGAAGGCGTGGCGATGCATCAGGACGGACGAATCGAGGCGATTCGCCGGGTCGGCGCGGTGCCGAACCGGCCATCGGAATGA